TTTTCAACATATTCCAAAGGCGAGGCTGGAAGCCTGGAATATTGTAACAGAAAGTCCTTTTGATATGCATAAATCCCCAGGTGCCTCAGAAATGTAATACCTGGCTCATTAACCGGATCTCTGCTATCACGTACGTAAGGAATCTGTGAGCGGGAAAAATAGAGTGCATATCCGCGATTATCCAGCACAACCTTTACCACATTCGGATTGCTCAATTCTGCAGCATCTGTTATCACATTTGCCAGGGTCGCCATTACCGCAACATCGTCTCCCACTAAAGTATCTATGACCTGATCAACCACAGACGCCTGCATCTCTGGTTCGTCACCTTGCACATTCACTACAACATCAGCTTCTAATCTCCCCGCCACCTCTGCAATTCGGTCTGTCCCTGAAGCATGTGATACGGAAGTCATTTCAGCCTCGCCACCGAACCCTTTGACGATATCGTATATAAGCTGGCTATCAGTAGCAACGATAACTTTATGAATTCGCCTCGCCTGCTTTACATTTTTGTAGACGTGTTCTATGATATACCTTCCCGTGAGAGACTTGACTTCTGGCAGGATTAATTTAGAAGGTAGCCTGGTCGATGCATATCGGGCAGGGATTATGACAACTGCCTTCATACGATACATTCAACCACGTGTTTATTCAATCCCATATTTTCATAACAGGACACGGAGTTCACGGAAAATCGGAAAAATTACGAACTATTTTATAAAATCGTTAATTTTATTGAACAAATCTTTCGGATTCAAACATTTTTTGAAATAATTCATGTAAACTATTATGTAAATATTTCCAGGGAAATATCCATGGCCTTCGCCGAGTGGGTAAGAGCACCAATAGAAATTCTGTCTACGCCCGTTTGTGCCACAAGATGGACATTTTCCAGGGTAATATTTCCGGACGCCTCGGTAAGTGGTTGGCGTTTTCCTTCGCCATATTTCCACCCTTTAACCACTTTTACAGCATCGTTCAATAGCTGGATGCTCATATTATCAAACAGTATGATATCAACCCCTGCTGCAAGAGCATCCTTTACTTCTTCCAGCGTCCTTGTTTCTACCTCGATTAAAATATCCTTCTTTATTCGTTGTTTTAAAAAAGACACAGCTTTTTCAATAATGCTATCATGGGAAGATATGCTAAACAATACTTTGTTTTTTATAATATCCAGGTGATTGTCTTTTATCAGCACCTGGTCATAAAGACCCATCCGATGATTGGTCCCACCAC
The Candidatus Brocadia sp. DNA segment above includes these coding regions:
- the nadC gene encoding carboxylating nicotinate-nucleotide diphosphorylase yields the protein MKINFESEKIDVLIQLAIQEDIFTGDITTENLVPDNLMIEGSFIAKEAGVIAGLPVVEYFFSKLDKNVFFKHWVKEGVFVHKGETIAVVNGRAKAILSGERIALNFLQRLSGIATLTSQFVERIKTLKTSIMDTRKTIPGWRYLEKYAVGVGGGTNHRMGLYDQVLIKDNHLDIIKNKVLFSISSHDSIIEKAVSFLKQRIKKDILIEVETRTLEEVKDALAAGVDIILFDNMSIQLLNDAVKVVKGWKYGEGKRQPLTEASGNITLENVHLVAQTGVDRISIGALTHSAKAMDISLEIFT
- the kdsB gene encoding 3-deoxy-manno-octulosonate cytidylyltransferase produces the protein MKAVVIIPARYASTRLPSKLILPEVKSLTGRYIIEHVYKNVKQARRIHKVIVATDSQLIYDIVKGFGGEAEMTSVSHASGTDRIAEVAGRLEADVVVNVQGDEPEMQASVVDQVIDTLVGDDVAVMATLANVITDAAELSNPNVVKVVLDNRGYALYFSRSQIPYVRDSRDPVNEPGITFLRHLGIYAYQKDFLLQYSRLPASPLEYVEKLEQLRALSNGYKIKVAITQYISRGIDTQDDLMAFLERYRHD